ACTTGAAAGGGTGATAAAAAGCCCGGCAAGGAGCAGGTTTTTGAAGTTGTTTGAAATAAATTTATTCATAAATATCTCCCAAATTTAATGGCACATATATCCAAAGCAAATAGTTTGCCAATATCCCGCATTAAACATTAATGATAAAAAACAAATAATTTCAAAATCTTATGAGTATTTGATTGTCAGAGTGCAAGTGAAATTAAGCTGATAGTGTGGGGGCTTAAAGCCGCAATAATGTTTTTGACCGGGTACTGCTGACCAAAATAAATTGATAAATTACGTACATTTATAAATGGCTTCGTTGCGATTCCATATACATCCGTAGAATCGAATTGATGCGCGTCTGATACCCTCGCCCTTGGGCTTTGAACCAGTCTAAAACGTCCGGATCCAGGCGAATGGTCATGATGGATTTGGCTTGGGGCAGCCTCAATGCCGCTTTGGCAAAGAAATTCTTATCCAGAGGAGGAATGTCGGAGAAGTCGATGTCCTTGTCTTTGAGGTCTTTAATCTTTTTCCAATTGGTTTGCGATTTCTTCCTGGTATTTTTCTTTTTCATAGCGTGTTGCCTTTCGGGCTGAAATGATTCGTATCCTTTTCTCATTGGGTTCGGTAAAAATCACAACTACGGTGGTGTCTTTTAAAGAACCAATTCCAATCCAACGATCTTCCGCATAATCTTGCCGGGTATCTGCTAGCACCAACATCGGATAATGGAACATTTCTGAAACATCCTTAAAATCTAGGCCATGTTTTCGGATATTGATCTGATTTTTAATCTC
This portion of the Deltaproteobacteria bacterium GWA2_45_12 genome encodes:
- a CDS encoding 3-oxoacyl-ACP synthase, yielding MKKKNTRKKSQTNWKKIKDLKDKDIDFSDIPPLDKNFFAKAALRLPQAKSIMTIRLDPDVLDWFKAQGRGYQTRINSILRMYMESQRSHL